From a region of the Vairimorpha necatrix chromosome 4, complete sequence genome:
- a CDS encoding retrovirus-related pol polyprotein from transposon: protein MQFVNKGTFDMATAIKTVGCFGGKKEEDINTWLRDTTFTARVMGLTEDQTARLICLGLRGQPSHEVTKSLKSRFYSSQKTLAALDEFVKPQHFGNLEAFIDFCRKGNFLIEQQTMEYKAVSLIVIKKSPSVLKSILYDFARQCQDWSEFLRRAEEVSWIAFPMKSNTTNTDETLDNRTLKVAPSKKGNIPYTIENYKINSCFANPCYINVEFNRKRHRALIDTGADVSLIPARVLEGTNIRFTRSSTIIRAASGTPLEITGRCLNINFRTENTSITFSPYVTERIPDYIILGVDAIRTNPILLEQLIRKFANTVKKGSLINKVNYISIEEKYHDMFKTEISELTLCNMGKHQIEKTPLKK, encoded by the exons ATGCAATTCGTAAATAAAGGAACATTCGACATGGCGACAGCGATAAAAACTGTTGGCTGCTTCGGTGGAAAGAAGGAAGAGGATATAAATACATGGTTGCGTGACACAACGTTCACGGCGAGGGTTATGGGACTGACAGAAGATCAGACCGCCAGACTTATCTGCCTGGGTCTACGGGGCCAGCCCTCTCATG AGGTTACTAAGAGTCTAAAATCGAGATTTTACAGTTCACAGAAAACTCTGGCCGCTCTAGACGAGTTTGTTAAACCGCAACATTTTGGCAACCTAGAGGCTTTCATAGACTTCTGCAGGAAAGGAAACTTTCTTATAGAGCAACAAACAATGGAGTACAAAGCAGTCAGCCTCATAGTAATCAAGAAGTCTCCTTCAGTCCTCAAATCAATTCTTTATGATTTTGCTAGACAATGCCAAGATTGGAGTGAATTCCTGAGGCGCGCAGAGGAAGTTTCTTGGATAGCATTCCCTATGAAAAGTAACACGACTAATACGGACGAGACACTAGATAACAGGACTTTGAAGGTCGCACCATCGAAGAAGGGAAATATACCCTACACCATAGAAAACTACAAGATCAACAGCTGTTTCGCTAACCCTTGCTACATAAACGTAGAATTCAATCGTAAACGACATCGAGCATTAATTGATACCGGAGCTGATGTCTCCCTGATACCCGCAAGAGTCCTCGAAGGGACAAACATCAGATTTACCAGATCTTCAACGATCATACGAGCAGCATCAGGGACACCATTGGAGATTACAGGAAGATGTCtaaatatcaattttaGGACGGAAAACACTTCAATTACTTTCAGCCCTTACGTCACAGAACGGATACCGGACTACATAATCTTAGGAGTTGACGCTATACGAACGAACCCCATATTACTGGAACAACTGATCAGAAAATTCGCCAATACAGTCAAGAAAGGCTCACTGATTAACAAAGTAAATTACATCTCAATCGAAGAGAAATACCATGACATGTTCAAAACTGAAATTTCAGAGCTTACACTTTGTAACATGGGGAAACATCAAATCGAGAAAACA CCCTTGAAGAAGTAG
- a CDS encoding retrovirus-related pol polyprotein from transposon, with protein sequence MQFVNKGTFDMATAIKTVGCFGGKKEEDINTWLRDTTFTARVMGLTEDQTARLICLGLRGQPSHEVTKSLKSRFYSSQKTLAALDEFVKPQHFGNLEAFIDFCRKGNFLIEQQTMEYKAVSLIVIKKSPSVLKSILYDFARQCQDWSEFLRRAEEVSWIAFPMKSNTTNTDETLDNRTLKVAPSKKGNIPYTIENYKINSCFANPCYINVEFNRKRHRALIDTGADVSLIPARVLEGTNIRFTRSSTIIRAASGTPLEITGRCLNINFRTENTSITFSPYVTERIPDYIILGVDAIRTNPILLEQLIRKFANTVKKGSLINKVNYISIEEKYHDMFKTEISELTLCNMGKHQIEKTVAKAIYQKNGKIPLHFEEEITQQIKKNLQVVPVTKPDGSIRLCIDYRELNKITVKDKYPLPRIDEILDDLADATIFSTLDATSGYYQIALEEVDKEKTAFSWRGGHYEFNRMPFGLCNAPATFQRTMDKIFVKENRKFVIPYLDDIIIYSKNHQEHREHLEIVLGKLKAAGIALNRKKCHFFKEEIKILGNIVTNKTIKPDPEKVKAINEYKEPTNIAQLRSFLGLINYCREFIRNLSAIAAPLYELFKGESKRSVKSISLSKKEKRAFEDLKRLLTEETIRYKINLRKPFILTTDASEQGIGAILSQIGDDGKEHFVSAFSKSLEKAHKNYSTTDKELLAVVKGIENYRHYLLGREFILKTDHKALTYLWEAKNPTSRLLRWAMKLQEYAFQSTYIKGEVNGADGLSRQNSTEKDINIIEATGPSDEDRQKILESYHLDVGHASASTMSFMISQRYKWAGMHKDIKEHVEKCKTCLKSGYPLRNTKNKVIRSERPNQIWVIDLIGRICDTSGQNSFIFIAIDHYSKWVETAVINYKTGSTIMGLIQQLIIEKHGIPERILTDNGLEFINSDIKDLAEKNGIDWQYSSPEHHETVGAVERANQTWKNKLPEATRCLNLSYNRSIGTSPFMLRENKLPMLSVDKALDKEEVTFSAEETKSKRDENFEKYKKAIVKGKVEVAEKLNVVDKVLIYRETKSGKFKCNWEDGYVITEIILPDAYVVKKNGKVYRLKKHELKQILQFRGERCRILL encoded by the exons ATGCAATTCGTAAATAAAGGAACATTCGACATGGCGACAGCGATAAAAACTGTTGGCTGCTTCGGTGGAAAGAAGGAAGAGGATATAAATACATGGTTGCGTGACACAACGTTCACGGCGAGGGTTATGGGACTGACAGAAGATCAGACCGCCAGACTTATCTGCCTGGGTCTACGGGGCCAGCCCTCTCATG AGGTTACTAAGAGTCTAAAATCGAGATTTTACAGTTCACAGAAAACTCTGGCCGCTCTAGACGAGTTTGTTAAACCGCAACATTTTGGCAACCTAGAGGCTTTCATAGACTTCTGCAGGAAAGGAAACTTTCTTATAGAGCAACAAACAATGGAGTACAAAGCAGTCAGCCTCATAGTAATCAAGAAGTCTCCTTCAGTCCTCAAATCAATTCTTTATGATTTTGCTAGACAATGCCAAGATTGGAGTGAATTCCTGAGGCGCGCAGAGGAAGTTTCTTGGATAGCATTCCCTATGAAAAGTAACACGACTAATACGGACGAGACACTAGATAACAGGACTTTGAAGGTCGCACCATCGAAGAAGGGAAATATACCCTACACCATAGAAAACTACAAGATCAACAGCTGTTTCGCTAACCCTTGCTACATAAACGTAGAATTCAATCGTAAACGACATCGAGCATTAATTGATACCGGAGCTGATGTCTCCCTGATACCCGCAAGAGTCCTCGAAGGGACAAACATCAGATTTACCAGATCTTCAACGATCATACGAGCAGCATCAGGGACACCATTGGAGATTACAGGAAGATGTCtaaatatcaattttaGGACGGAAAACACTTCAATTACTTTCAGCCCTTACGTCACAGAACGGATACCGGACTACATAATCTTAGGAGTTGACGCTATACGAACGAACCCCATATTACTGGAACAACTGATCAGAAAATTCGCCAATACAGTCAAGAAAGGCTCACTGATTAACAAAGTAAATTACATCTCAATCGAAGAGAAATACCATGACATGTTCAAAACTGAAATTTCAGAGCTTACACTTTGTAACATGGGGAAACATCAAATCGAGAAAACAGTAGCGAAGGCAATTTACCAGAAAAACGGAAAGATCCCTCTGCACTTTGAAGAGGAAATCACACAACAGATCAAGAAGAACTTGCA AGTTGTTCCGGTAACGAAACCTGATGGGTCAATCAGGCTCTGTATAGATTACAGAGAGCTCAACAAGATAACAGTCAAAGATAAATACCCCCTCCCACGAATTGATGAAATTCTCGACGATCTAGCTGACGCTACTATCTTTTCGACATTAGATGCTACGTCGGGATATTATCAGATAGCCCTTGAAGAAGTAGACAAGGAGAAGACAGCATTCAGCTGGAGAGGAGGACATTATGAATTTAACAGGATGCCGTTTGGGCTATGTAATGCCCCTGCTACTTTTCAGAGAACTATGGATAAGATTTTTGTGAAAGAAAACAGAAAATTCGTCATACCATACTTGGATGACATTATTATCTATTCTAAAAATCACCAGGAACACCGTGAACACTTGGAAATCGTATTGGGTAAGCTTAAGGCAGCAGGAATCGCACTTAACAGGAAGAAGTGCCACTTCTtcaaagaagaaattaaaattctaGGGAATATAGTAACGAACAAGACGATCAAACCGGACCCAGAGAAGGTCAAAGCCATAAACGAGTATAAGGAGCCGACGAATATTGCTCAACTACGGTCGTTTCTTGGGCTCATAAATTACTGTAGGGAGTTCATCCGTAACTTATCAGCGATAGCAGCCCCTCTCTACGAACTGTTTAAAGGAGAGTCAAAGCGAAGTGTTAAGAGTATTTCTCTCAGCAAAAAGGAGAAACGGGCATTCGAAGATCTAAAGAGACTTCTCACAGAAGAGACAATAAGATACAAGATTAATCTTAGGAAACCGTTTATACTGACTACGGATGCGTCAGAGCAGGGAATAGGCGCGATCCTCTCACAGATTGGAGATGATGGGAAGGAGCACTTCGTAAGTGCATTCAGCAAAAGTTTAGAGAAAGCCCATAAGAACTACTCTACAACAGACAAAGAACTCTTGGCCGTTGTAAAAGGCATCGAGAACTATAGACACTACCTCCTGGGTAGAGAGTTCATATTGAAGACGGACCACAAAGCGCTGACTTATCTATGGGAAGCTAAGAACCCTACCAGTAGATTGCTGAGGTGGGCAATGAAGTTGCAGGAGTATGCATTTCAATCAACCTACATAAAAGGAGAGGTTAATGGAGCAGACGGGTTAAGCAGACAAAACTCGACagaaaaagatataaatatcattGAAGCTACAGGACCAAGCGATGAAGACAGACAGAAGATCTTAGAATCCTACCATCTAGACGTTGGACATGCTAGCGCTAGTACGATGAGCTTCATGATTTCACAGAGGTACAAATGGGCAGGAATGCATAAGGACATCAAGGAACACGTAGAAAAGTGTAAAACGTGCTTGAAATCGGGATACCCATTACGAaacacaaaaaacaaagttATACGATCAGAAAGGCCGAACCAAATATGGGTGATAGATCTCATAGGACGCATATGCGACACTTCGGGTCAAAACAGCTTCATATTCATTGCTATTGACCACTACTCTAAATGGGTCGAGACGGCTGTTATTAACTATAAAACAGGGTCGACAATAATGGGATTAATCCAGCAATTGATTATAGAGAAACACGGCATTCCAGAAAGAATCTTGACTGACAACGGGctagaatttataaattctgACATCAAAGACCTGGCCGAAAAGAACGGTATTGACTGGCAATACAGTTCACCAGAACATCACGAAACTGTAGGCGCAGTAGAAAGAGCGAATCAGAC CTGGAAGAACAAGCTTCCAGAAGCCACGAGATGCCTCAACCTGTCTTATAATCGGAGCATAGGAACATCGCCGTTCATGTTAAGGGAGAATAAATTGCCGATGCTGTCTGTAGACAAAGCGCTAGACAAGGAAGAAGTGACATTCTCAGCGGAGGAAACGAAGAGTAAGCGCGATGAAAACTTCGAAAAGTACAAAAAAGCAATCGTGAAAGGGAAAGTAGAGGTGGCGGAAAAGCTAAACGTGGTCgataaagttttaatatatcGTGAGACCAAAAGCGGGAAGTTCAAGTGCAATTGGGAAGATGGATACGTGATCacagaaataattttaccCGATGCCTATGTGGTAAAAAAGAATGGAAAAGTATACAGGCTAAAAAAACACGAGTTAAAGCAGATACTTCAATTTAGGGGGGAGAGGTGTCGTATccttctataa